In Kitasatospora gansuensis, a genomic segment contains:
- a CDS encoding vWA domain-containing protein, producing the protein MAEARGVLLPAYVVADESGSMAPYQRELGDGVASLCEGLRAEPMVAAKLRLAVLGFSDDVQVRLAVADMRTETTVPRLVIRGVTNYRAVFEDLLRRIPSDVKWLRGEGYRVHRPVVFLLSDGQPTDGTSWHAPHAELTDRNRTPTAPNIIACGLGDARAQTMVDVATRPEFAFLAKSGTDVGQAISEFFHSLTMSLVASGHALNSANPQLVVNRPDQFTMAIDEVGR; encoded by the coding sequence ATGGCGGAGGCGAGGGGCGTCCTGCTGCCGGCATACGTGGTGGCCGACGAGTCGGGCTCGATGGCGCCGTACCAGCGTGAGCTGGGGGACGGGGTGGCGTCGCTGTGCGAGGGGCTGCGGGCGGAGCCGATGGTCGCGGCCAAGCTCCGGCTGGCCGTACTGGGTTTCTCTGACGACGTCCAGGTCCGGCTCGCGGTGGCGGACATGCGCACCGAGACCACGGTGCCCCGGCTGGTGATCCGCGGAGTGACCAACTACCGGGCCGTCTTCGAGGACCTGCTGCGCCGGATCCCCAGCGACGTGAAGTGGCTGCGCGGCGAGGGCTACCGGGTGCACCGCCCGGTGGTCTTCCTGCTCAGCGACGGCCAACCCACCGACGGCACGTCCTGGCACGCGCCGCACGCCGAGCTGACCGACCGAAACCGCACACCGACCGCGCCCAACATCATCGCCTGCGGTCTCGGCGACGCCCGGGCGCAGACCATGGTCGATGTGGCGACCCGCCCCGAGTTCGCCTTCCTCGCCAAGTCCGGCACCGACGTCGGCCAAGCGATCTCGGAGTTCTTCCACTCGCTCACCATGAGCCTGGTGGCCTCCGGGCACGCCCTGAACTCGGCAAACCCGCAGCTGGTGGTGAACCGGCCCGACCAGTTCACCATGGCCATCGACGAGGTCGGCCGGTGA
- a CDS encoding protein phosphatase 2C domain-containing protein — translation MDVPGLEFEARPPSQYAFDFPDSECEGWSTDRLTLRFASVRGAKHRYYRQPRQDAARAAVHEATGSIVFAVADGVSSAAESHQGAVEACRAAIERILHLLDQGQGRLDGSDVAAHAAQRLRELARWRLGVPAPQLAEVTRLYATTLVAGAVRATGDALEAELFRIGDSGAWLLDRAGGSYHPLFGGKAAPGAPLVSNEVSPLPLVPEHLETAVRRLAEPWTLIIGTDGFGDPLGEGDGRVGELFARQLASPPPPLWLGHVLDFSRETFDDDRTLLAIWPRAEGPR, via the coding sequence GTGGACGTGCCGGGCCTGGAGTTCGAGGCCCGGCCGCCCAGCCAGTACGCCTTCGACTTCCCCGACAGCGAATGCGAGGGCTGGTCCACCGACCGGCTCACCCTGAGGTTCGCCTCCGTCCGCGGCGCCAAGCACCGCTACTACCGTCAGCCGCGCCAGGACGCGGCGCGCGCCGCCGTGCACGAGGCCACCGGCAGCATCGTCTTCGCGGTCGCCGACGGCGTGTCCAGCGCCGCCGAGTCCCACCAAGGCGCCGTCGAGGCGTGCCGGGCCGCCATCGAACGCATCCTGCACCTGCTCGACCAGGGCCAGGGGCGGCTCGACGGCTCGGACGTCGCGGCCCACGCCGCGCAGCGGCTGCGGGAACTGGCACGGTGGCGGCTCGGCGTCCCCGCACCGCAGCTGGCCGAGGTGACCCGCCTGTACGCGACCACCCTGGTGGCGGGGGCGGTCCGCGCCACGGGCGATGCCCTGGAGGCCGAACTCTTCCGGATCGGCGACTCCGGGGCGTGGCTCCTCGACCGGGCCGGCGGCAGCTACCACCCGTTGTTCGGTGGCAAGGCCGCACCGGGCGCGCCGCTGGTCAGCAACGAGGTCTCCCCGCTTCCCCTGGTCCCCGAACACCTGGAGACTGCCGTCAGACGTTTGGCCGAGCCATGGACGCTGATCATCGGCACGGACGGCTTCGGCGACCCGCTCGGCGAGGGTGACGGCCGGGTCGGGGAGCTGTTCGCCCGCCAACTCGCTTCGCCGCCACCGCCGTTGTGGCTCGGCCATGTGCTGGACTTCAGCCGGGAGACCTTCGACGACGACCGCACCCTGCTGGCGATCTGGCCCCGCGCCGAGGGGCCGAGGTGA
- a CDS encoding LppU/SCO3897 family protein, with protein sequence MSAGPATPVEFAALTLGAELGRGGQGSVHQVRNKRINESAADGGWEVVYKEYAPAVLPQVDSAALAAAAALPGRLTGEQGRWLCEKTAWPATVVRRGGQTCGFLMRAVPDRFHFTLRTLAAGNQGSPRLATLEYLLNEDAYVAGIGLTVADRDRLLLLADLATTLDRLHRFGVTVGDLSPKNLLFTLTTKPECFLIDCDSARTDGATVLPQAETPDWHVPTGEERATRHSDTYKLALLAVRLFARDQNTTDPAALAAIDPALGALARASLGTDPAARPTPAAWAEHLASASGSLRPGNRPRASGGATRNPSGGPATPRPSVGNGGASAGPAATGGTGTGGAAAAGVGKVLAAVAVAVALLLFVAHRDDSDRADARSPAASHLPTASQPPYPLGSSVRTAQPDPTLSSARPTTPPTPSPTDPIATAGVGDCFFDTGTSGQADLNPTTCTSGAFKVVRINEGSTDLGGCTNVPGNDESVSSKRYSRVLCLSYQSPGGDSYHAQQGDCVFGPSGADPWSVLSCRIAAFKVLTVYSGTSDHSKCDNWPHYNHWRTVPGPKGADRDVLQCLSMVFPDDAGYATVRQCLSKSGSTFTNVGSCERSNVYVTGRTDTPNNPAFCGQDASTYWRSNEFPDLGYTVCWRWR encoded by the coding sequence GTGAGCGCCGGACCGGCCACTCCGGTGGAGTTCGCCGCGCTGACCCTGGGAGCGGAACTCGGCCGCGGCGGCCAGGGATCGGTCCATCAGGTGCGCAACAAGCGCATCAACGAGTCGGCAGCCGACGGCGGTTGGGAGGTCGTCTACAAGGAGTACGCCCCCGCGGTGCTGCCGCAGGTGGACTCGGCCGCGCTGGCCGCCGCGGCCGCGCTGCCCGGGCGGCTGACCGGCGAACAGGGGCGCTGGCTGTGCGAGAAGACCGCCTGGCCGGCCACAGTGGTCCGGCGCGGCGGGCAGACCTGCGGCTTCCTGATGCGCGCCGTCCCCGACCGCTTCCACTTCACCCTCCGGACCCTGGCGGCCGGCAACCAGGGCTCGCCCAGGCTCGCCACCCTGGAGTACCTCCTCAACGAGGACGCCTACGTCGCCGGGATCGGACTGACCGTCGCCGACCGGGACCGCCTCCTGCTGCTCGCCGACCTCGCGACCACACTCGACCGGCTGCACCGCTTCGGCGTCACCGTCGGCGACCTCTCGCCGAAGAACCTGCTCTTCACCCTCACAACAAAGCCCGAATGCTTCCTCATCGACTGCGACTCGGCCCGCACCGACGGTGCAACCGTGCTGCCGCAGGCCGAGACCCCGGACTGGCACGTCCCCACGGGCGAGGAACGGGCGACCCGGCACAGCGACACGTACAAGCTCGCCCTGCTCGCCGTCCGCCTCTTCGCCCGCGACCAGAACACGACCGACCCGGCCGCGTTGGCGGCGATCGACCCGGCCCTCGGGGCCCTGGCCCGTGCCTCACTCGGGACGGACCCGGCCGCCCGGCCGACGCCCGCCGCCTGGGCGGAGCACCTGGCCTCGGCGTCCGGCAGCCTGAGGCCCGGCAACAGGCCCAGGGCCAGTGGCGGAGCGACGCGAAACCCGTCCGGCGGACCGGCCACCCCGCGACCTTCCGTCGGCAACGGAGGCGCATCGGCTGGGCCGGCAGCCACCGGTGGCACGGGGACGGGCGGTGCTGCGGCGGCCGGGGTCGGCAAGGTACTCGCCGCAGTAGCCGTCGCCGTGGCCTTGCTGCTGTTCGTGGCCCACCGCGACGACTCCGACCGGGCCGACGCCCGCTCGCCCGCAGCCAGTCACCTGCCGACGGCCAGTCAGCCGCCGTACCCGCTCGGCAGTTCCGTCCGGACCGCGCAGCCCGATCCGACGCTCAGCAGCGCCCGCCCGACAACCCCGCCCACCCCGAGTCCGACCGATCCGATCGCCACCGCTGGCGTCGGCGACTGCTTCTTCGACACCGGGACCAGCGGCCAGGCCGATCTCAACCCGACCACCTGCACCAGCGGGGCGTTCAAGGTCGTCCGGATCAACGAGGGCAGCACCGACCTGGGCGGTTGCACCAACGTGCCCGGAAACGACGAGAGCGTCAGCTCCAAGCGCTACTCGCGGGTCTTGTGCCTCAGCTACCAGAGCCCCGGCGGAGACTCCTACCACGCCCAGCAGGGCGACTGCGTCTTCGGGCCGTCCGGCGCCGACCCATGGTCGGTGCTGTCCTGCCGGATCGCCGCCTTCAAGGTCCTCACCGTCTACAGCGGCACCAGCGACCACTCCAAGTGCGACAACTGGCCCCACTACAACCACTGGCGGACCGTCCCCGGCCCCAAGGGTGCCGACCGCGACGTCCTGCAGTGCCTGTCCATGGTCTTCCCCGACGATGCGGGCTACGCCACCGTCCGCCAATGCCTGTCCAAGTCGGGCTCCACCTTCACCAACGTCGGCAGCTGCGAGCGCTCCAACGTCTACGTCACCGGACGCACCGACACGCCCAACAACCCCGCGTTCTGTGGCCAGGACGCCTCCACCTACTGGCGCTCCAACGAGTTCCCCGACCTCGGCTACACCGTCTGCTGGCGCTGGCGCTGA
- a CDS encoding sensor domain-containing protein, translating to MLRHWRLLAAAVLPSLVLAGIGWWVWPQQPAAGVPHIAAGTVQAELLSADSVSRLAGTTVVAGPRSNRPHAALTVTPAECAVVAGPTTQAVYGQSWKAFLSATYQDADGTGAHTVNQVIGVFPDGERASAAFRTLTDGLSKCPTSTVTDQAGRSAKWAYATHAPFAAVVTWQAAQEGAANWACHHQARVTGTSLVQVTVCQGGDGALTTSKIADELAGQVAG from the coding sequence GTGCTGCGACACTGGCGGCTGCTGGCGGCCGCTGTCCTGCCCAGCCTCGTACTGGCCGGCATCGGGTGGTGGGTGTGGCCGCAGCAGCCTGCGGCGGGTGTGCCGCACATAGCCGCGGGGACGGTCCAGGCGGAACTCCTCAGTGCTGACAGTGTCAGCCGGCTGGCCGGGACGACGGTGGTCGCCGGACCCCGCTCGAACCGACCCCACGCCGCGCTCACCGTGACGCCGGCCGAGTGCGCCGTCGTGGCGGGACCGACCACGCAGGCGGTGTACGGGCAGTCGTGGAAGGCATTCCTGTCGGCGACCTACCAGGACGCGGATGGCACTGGCGCTCACACCGTGAACCAGGTGATCGGAGTGTTCCCGGACGGCGAGAGGGCGAGTGCCGCGTTCCGGACGCTCACCGACGGACTCTCCAAGTGCCCGACCTCGACCGTCACCGACCAGGCCGGTCGTAGCGCGAAGTGGGCCTACGCGACCCACGCTCCCTTCGCGGCCGTCGTGACGTGGCAGGCTGCGCAGGAGGGCGCCGCGAACTGGGCCTGCCACCACCAGGCGCGGGTGACCGGAACCAGCCTGGTACAGGTGACCGTCTGTCAGGGCGGCGACGGTGCGCTCACCACCTCCAAGATCGCCGACGAGCTCGCCGGGCAGGTGGCCGGATGA
- a CDS encoding DNA/RNA non-specific endonuclease, translating to MALLVPVVGAGVQTITATNAVAVTAPSGTAVPVRLALPGGFEAALATLLQEVEEENKRVAELAQQEKEVVAEAERITKAAAALDNDIQANNAKTTAANQKTSSLNTRTQALNAKIDAHNAKPNKFQLPAQAAAANAYQAEVNELRSEQSQLQAEASGLQSERAQVEQERAGLTSRKSELTSASRANDSKASTLRNEAQQLQNQNQQLLQQMAQAVQSLVETPPSPAATMDRGGDAPAPPQRSEPSQGQDTDTADSPYRQPQISALKAYEKESGTSVDMRPGTAYLTPEAVSKLPAAQAAVLGSPSITYDGLARKPNGRYTALRVRTPEAAALPALAPEVLGTAGLVVHQAGRKRVVDEVKELQEAPSSSQPAPGSTPTPEPTREPKDCRSGFGGGWRTYLPIDQSGRAQGAEACLDEAWLNTHEGSTTTRDIRPLGYEWAGRYGAWLGSRPPNLWINNCHLLAASLSGSGTDLANLATCSRAANASKQAVDDPGMNPNMASIEAQVKKAIVADHQIVHYTVVARYEGTRTVPYEFDITAVGTHVDGSPGIDVHSAIQNRIFGVNSGGWFNLGRADENSAPVPTGAMK from the coding sequence ATGGCACTGCTGGTGCCGGTCGTCGGTGCGGGGGTGCAGACGATCACTGCCACCAACGCCGTGGCCGTCACGGCACCCTCGGGCACGGCGGTCCCCGTCCGCCTCGCCCTGCCCGGGGGGTTCGAGGCCGCCTTGGCGACCCTCCTGCAAGAGGTCGAGGAGGAGAACAAGCGCGTGGCGGAGCTCGCGCAGCAGGAGAAGGAAGTGGTTGCGGAGGCGGAGCGGATCACCAAGGCGGCTGCCGCTCTCGACAACGACATCCAGGCGAACAACGCGAAGACCACTGCCGCGAACCAGAAGACCAGCAGCCTCAACACGCGCACCCAGGCACTGAACGCCAAGATCGACGCCCACAACGCGAAGCCGAACAAGTTCCAGCTGCCCGCTCAGGCCGCCGCCGCCAATGCGTACCAAGCCGAGGTGAACGAGCTGAGGAGCGAGCAGTCGCAGCTTCAGGCCGAGGCGAGCGGCCTCCAGAGCGAGCGAGCCCAGGTCGAGCAGGAACGGGCCGGGCTCACCTCCAGGAAGTCCGAGCTCACCAGCGCCTCCCGGGCGAATGACTCGAAGGCCTCCACCCTCCGGAACGAGGCGCAGCAACTCCAGAACCAGAACCAGCAGTTGCTCCAACAGATGGCGCAGGCGGTCCAGAGCCTCGTCGAGACTCCGCCGAGCCCGGCGGCGACGATGGACCGGGGCGGTGACGCGCCGGCCCCGCCGCAGCGCAGCGAGCCGTCGCAGGGCCAGGACACGGACACTGCCGACAGCCCGTACCGGCAGCCGCAGATCTCCGCCCTGAAGGCGTACGAGAAGGAGAGCGGCACCAGCGTCGACATGCGTCCGGGCACGGCGTACCTGACGCCCGAGGCCGTCAGCAAGCTTCCTGCTGCACAGGCGGCCGTGCTCGGCAGCCCCTCCATCACCTACGACGGCCTGGCCCGCAAGCCCAACGGGCGCTACACGGCGCTGCGGGTGCGGACGCCGGAGGCTGCCGCGCTTCCGGCGCTGGCGCCGGAGGTCCTCGGCACCGCCGGGCTCGTGGTGCACCAAGCCGGCCGGAAGCGCGTCGTCGACGAGGTCAAGGAGCTCCAGGAGGCTCCGAGCTCCTCGCAGCCGGCCCCGGGGAGCACGCCGACTCCCGAGCCGACTCGCGAGCCGAAGGACTGCCGAAGCGGCTTCGGCGGTGGATGGCGTACGTACCTACCGATCGATCAGTCCGGTCGAGCCCAAGGTGCGGAGGCGTGCCTCGATGAGGCATGGCTCAATACGCACGAGGGCTCGACAACCACGCGCGACATACGACCGCTCGGGTACGAGTGGGCCGGACGATACGGCGCATGGCTCGGAAGCCGTCCACCCAATCTCTGGATCAACAACTGCCACCTGCTTGCCGCCAGCCTGTCCGGAAGCGGCACCGACCTCGCCAATCTCGCCACCTGTTCCCGTGCGGCGAACGCCAGCAAGCAAGCCGTTGACGATCCAGGAATGAATCCCAACATGGCGTCCATCGAGGCCCAGGTAAAGAAGGCCATCGTGGCGGATCATCAAATCGTTCATTACACGGTTGTGGCGCGCTACGAGGGGACGCGTACGGTTCCCTATGAGTTTGACATCACGGCAGTCGGAACCCATGTTGACGGAAGTCCGGGGATCGACGTTCATTCCGCCATCCAGAACAGGATCTTCGGAGTCAATTCCGGCGGATGGTTCAACCTGGGCAGGGCCGACGAGAATAGTGCGCCGGTTCCGACGGGTGCGATGAAATGA
- a CDS encoding PRC-barrel domain-containing protein, producing the protein MSSGLWGYESAQDYAAGTDLTGYRVEATDGHIGKVDKHTEDVDTAHIVVDTGPWIFGREVLLPAGTISRVDAVEKTVWVNRTKDEIKNSPEFDRDQHTDNRDYRDRVDGYYTGGTAL; encoded by the coding sequence GTGAGCAGCGGACTGTGGGGTTACGAGAGCGCCCAGGACTACGCGGCGGGTACCGACCTGACCGGGTACCGGGTGGAGGCCACGGACGGTCACATCGGCAAGGTCGACAAGCACACCGAGGACGTGGACACGGCGCACATCGTGGTCGACACCGGCCCGTGGATCTTCGGTCGTGAGGTCCTGCTGCCGGCCGGCACCATCAGCCGGGTGGACGCGGTGGAGAAGACCGTGTGGGTGAACCGCACCAAGGACGAGATCAAGAACTCGCCCGAGTTCGACAGGGACCAGCACACCGACAACCGCGACTACCGCGACCGGGTCGACGGCTACTACACCGGCGGCACCGCCCTCTGA
- a CDS encoding ATP-binding cassette domain-containing protein, translating to MKTRPTEPLTDESVSDSEQFLFGGRLRYDYGFTSHEQTMLKIDFLTVARQIPGLLRTALRLAWQADRTALVVIAVAEIGRALAAAFGLLATSRALASLFASGGADQLLRAALPAALAVGGASALSALLGIASSWAGGRLEPKTERAATVAFLQGAARVELASLEDPDFSRLLESARFGTAAVRRLISQSIAVLTALLGLAAAGGVLLTLDPVLMPMLILIAAPKGWGAVRSARRRYGSMMAWLQHHRASALLAQLITQPHSAPEVRVHAIGPFILGHYTAMAEASEQEQNRLARAAATTSVLASALSGLAAAATFAVLGWFVHDGQMALAVAGTAVVGIRTGAADITSLVRTANGLYEEALFVADLERLQREAGRRAIPTGGTDLPHRPDTITLEGVGFTYPGRTTPALTDITLEIPRGKVVALVGDNGSGKSTLVKVLCGLYLPDNGRILWDGTDTAGADRDQLFSSVAVLEQDFQRWPFTLRANVLVGRPEHGDDPALLKGAADYADLHPVVEAQDRGWDTLAARGFQGGVQLSGGQWQRVGAARTHVRALTNGPGGRPTHLVIADEPTSALDAQSEIAAFARIRELADQGLTVILITHRLGATADADLIHVLHEGRLSESGTHSELMADPDGGYRAAYLLQAGQFAAEVPGVGSTVKWAVPAQNGQLSGQFQGSAGNDSGQ from the coding sequence TTGAAGACCCGCCCGACCGAGCCCCTGACCGACGAAAGCGTCTCCGACAGCGAACAGTTCCTGTTCGGCGGCCGGCTCCGCTACGACTACGGCTTCACCTCCCACGAGCAGACCATGCTCAAGATCGACTTTCTCACGGTCGCCCGCCAGATCCCCGGACTGCTCCGCACCGCCCTGCGCCTGGCCTGGCAGGCCGACCGGACCGCTCTGGTGGTCATCGCCGTCGCCGAGATCGGCCGCGCCCTGGCCGCCGCGTTCGGGCTGCTCGCCACCAGCCGGGCCCTCGCCTCCCTGTTCGCCTCCGGCGGCGCCGACCAGCTGCTGCGCGCGGCCCTGCCCGCCGCGCTCGCCGTCGGCGGCGCCTCCGCCCTCTCCGCGCTCCTGGGCATCGCCTCCTCTTGGGCGGGCGGCCGGCTGGAGCCCAAGACCGAACGGGCGGCCACGGTTGCCTTCCTGCAAGGTGCGGCCCGTGTGGAGCTGGCCTCCCTGGAGGACCCGGACTTCAGCCGGTTGCTGGAGTCCGCCCGGTTCGGCACCGCGGCGGTGCGACGCCTCATCAGCCAGAGCATCGCCGTCCTCACCGCCCTGCTCGGCCTGGCCGCTGCCGGAGGGGTCCTGCTCACCCTCGACCCGGTGCTGATGCCCATGCTGATTCTGATCGCGGCTCCGAAGGGCTGGGGCGCGGTGCGTTCGGCCCGCCGCCGGTACGGCTCGATGATGGCCTGGCTCCAGCACCACCGGGCCTCCGCCCTCCTCGCCCAGCTGATCACCCAACCGCACTCCGCGCCCGAAGTCCGCGTCCACGCCATCGGCCCGTTCATCCTCGGCCACTACACCGCGATGGCCGAGGCGTCCGAGCAGGAACAGAACCGCCTCGCCCGCGCCGCCGCCACCACCTCCGTGCTCGCCTCCGCCCTCTCCGGTCTGGCCGCCGCCGCAACCTTCGCCGTCCTGGGCTGGTTCGTCCACGACGGACAGATGGCCCTTGCCGTCGCCGGCACCGCCGTGGTCGGCATCCGCACCGGAGCCGCCGACATCACCTCCCTGGTACGCACCGCCAACGGCCTCTACGAGGAGGCCCTGTTCGTCGCCGATCTGGAGCGCCTCCAGCGCGAGGCCGGGCGGCGCGCCATCCCCACCGGTGGCACCGATCTCCCGCACCGCCCCGACACCATCACCCTGGAGGGCGTGGGCTTCACCTACCCCGGCCGCACCACCCCGGCGCTGACCGACATCACCCTGGAGATCCCGCGCGGAAAAGTGGTGGCCCTGGTCGGCGACAACGGCTCCGGCAAGTCCACGCTGGTCAAGGTCCTCTGCGGCCTCTACCTCCCGGACAACGGCCGCATCCTGTGGGACGGCACCGACACCGCCGGCGCCGACCGCGACCAGCTGTTCTCCTCCGTCGCCGTCCTCGAACAGGACTTCCAGCGCTGGCCGTTCACCCTGCGCGCCAACGTGCTGGTGGGCCGCCCCGAGCACGGCGACGACCCGGCCCTGCTCAAGGGCGCCGCCGACTACGCCGACCTGCACCCGGTCGTCGAGGCCCAGGACAGGGGCTGGGACACCCTCGCCGCCCGCGGCTTCCAGGGCGGCGTACAGCTGTCCGGCGGCCAGTGGCAGCGCGTCGGCGCCGCCCGAACCCACGTCCGGGCCCTCACCAACGGACCCGGCGGACGCCCCACCCACCTGGTCATCGCCGACGAGCCGACCTCCGCCCTCGATGCCCAGAGCGAGATCGCCGCGTTCGCCCGCATCCGCGAACTCGCCGACCAGGGCCTCACCGTCATCCTGATCACCCACCGCCTCGGAGCGACGGCCGACGCCGATCTCATCCACGTCCTGCACGAGGGCCGCCTGTCCGAAAGCGGCACGCACTCCGAGCTCATGGCCGACCCCGACGGCGGATACCGGGCCGCCTATCTGCTCCAGGCCGGCCAGTTCGCCGCCGAGGTGCCCGGTGTAGGTTCCACGGTGAAATGGGCAGTGCCTGCACAGAATGGACAATTGAGTGGGCAATTCCAGGGGTCCGCGGGCAATGACTCCGGGCAGTAA
- a CDS encoding GNAT family N-acetyltransferase has product MTTTAARPAVPEDADELLRLRVAVLDGGPLTEQWRAVFRDDMRERLGTDPNLLAFVVPTDGGLAACAIGIVYRGYLGPAFPTGLWGRIHTVVTDPAHRRQGHGRAVTAALVEALKDRGCSSIELRATAAGASLYRTLGFEPLDGFMALRPGPGGWIR; this is encoded by the coding sequence ATGACCACCACCGCTGCCAGGCCCGCCGTCCCCGAGGACGCCGACGAGCTGCTGCGCCTACGCGTCGCCGTCCTGGACGGCGGCCCGCTCACCGAACAGTGGCGCGCCGTCTTCCGCGACGACATGCGCGAGCGCCTGGGCACCGACCCCAACCTGCTGGCCTTCGTGGTGCCCACCGACGGCGGCCTCGCCGCGTGCGCGATCGGCATCGTCTACCGCGGCTACCTCGGCCCCGCCTTCCCCACCGGTCTCTGGGGCCGTATCCACACCGTGGTCACGGACCCCGCCCACCGGCGGCAGGGGCACGGCCGGGCCGTCACGGCCGCGCTCGTCGAGGCGCTCAAGGACCGCGGCTGCAGCTCCATCGAACTGCGGGCCACCGCCGCCGGCGCGAGCCTGTACCGCACCCTCGGCTTCGAACCCCTGGACGGCTTCATGGCCCTGCGCCCCGGCCCCGGCGGGTGGATCCGGTGA
- a CDS encoding GNAT family N-acetyltransferase, protein MTVELRHHRDLTPEVRQDLLEAYADVRAPLLHLANYRVEAFVERLDRHATEPGFELVLGYDGQVPVGYAYGNTVDAGDRYWRRMSEPLPVGFTDTPVLAIKEIGVRTPWRGTGTARRIHDGLLTHRGEDRVALMVNPLAGDGKVLRLYEAWGYQAFNVQQSSADSPRLIAMVRPQPL, encoded by the coding sequence GTGACCGTCGAGCTCCGCCACCACCGCGATCTGACTCCCGAAGTTCGGCAGGACCTGCTGGAGGCGTACGCGGACGTGCGGGCCCCGCTGCTGCACCTGGCGAACTACCGCGTCGAGGCGTTCGTCGAACGCCTCGACCGGCACGCCACCGAGCCTGGCTTCGAACTCGTCCTCGGCTACGACGGCCAGGTGCCGGTCGGGTACGCCTACGGCAACACCGTCGACGCCGGCGACCGGTACTGGAGGCGCATGTCCGAGCCCCTGCCCGTTGGCTTCACCGACACCCCGGTGCTGGCCATCAAGGAGATCGGCGTCCGCACGCCCTGGCGCGGCACCGGAACCGCCCGCCGCATCCACGACGGCCTGCTGACCCACCGAGGCGAGGACCGCGTCGCCCTGATGGTCAACCCGCTCGCTGGAGACGGCAAGGTCCTGCGGCTCTACGAGGCCTGGGGCTACCAGGCGTTCAACGTCCAGCAGTCGTCAGCGGACTCACCCAGGCTGATCGCGATGGTCCGCCCGCAGCCGCTGTGA